The Brassica oleracea var. oleracea cultivar TO1000 chromosome C6, BOL, whole genome shotgun sequence genomic interval TAATTACAAAAAAAATGAAATCAGTAATGTATAGAATAAATGTAATGTTACAAGTGTAAAGGCGCAGTCACGTGCTAACACCTCACTCCATAAAAGGGACAAAATAGTTCAGTAGGCTAGGATCAAACCCGAGGTAGATCTGGTCTACTTTTTCATTTTCTGTTTGGTGGTTTATTAACATGGTTTAGTAAGTGCTGAGACTGTTCTGAGTAGGAGTCACGAGCCCTCACGTGCGTTTTTGATCTTTCCTCCCTCCCTCTCTCTCTCTTTTTTTCTTTTCTCTCTCCTCTCTCTCTCTCTAGTCTCTACCATATCTTTCATCTTGTCCTGGAAACAAAATCTGGCCTTCATTATTTTGTATTTTTAAAAGATAAGAATACTATTTTCTTCTAACTTCTACTTTAAATTGTCTAGATTATTATGGGAGTTACACTAAAGTGGTACTTAATAGTGATAGTTATTAGAGCTTAGAGTTGACACTAGGGTAGGTGTTTTCTAATTATTAAATAATTAGTAATCGTACGTTCGTGTATTATTAATAAAACAATTAATTAGCAAGAAGCAAAAAAAAACTAATTAGCAAGAAATGTGGACTATATTTAGTGTTTAGAGCGTGAGAAATGGTCTCGTACACGCCTATGCATCACACAAATAGTCTAACCCTAGTTGTCCCCACAAACACGTCACTCAATTCTCTAGATTTTTGTTGTCTTTATTAGGGTATCATTACAAGAAACAGACAAAAAGAAAATAAAAAAAAACATTTCTTTAACACATGTCGGGGCTTTATCTGGTTAGTAGTTAGCAAGCATGTGCAATAACAAGTTGCGAGAAACTGTCCCTATCATCTTTAGTAATATGGCCTAATAAGTAACATGAAAATGTAACTGTGTTGCGTCTACAGTGTCCAAAACTGTCCCTAGGATCTTTTTAGTCGTATGGTCTAACTAAAGGTGAAAATATAACTATGTTGCGTGTATGTGCTAGCTAATAAACTTGATATTGGTTGCAGATACGCAGGAGGAAGCTGCAGAAGCATATGACATGGCTGCGATTGAATATAGAGGTGCAAACGCTGTTACCAATTTCGACATTAGTAATTACATCGACCGGCTAAAGAAAAAAGGCGTTTTCCCGTTCCGTGTGGACCAAGCTAACCATCAAGAGGCTGTTCTTGCTGAAGCCAAACAAGAAGCTAAGAAAGAAGTGAAAGAGCACGTGGAAGAAGAACATCAAGAAGAGAAAACAGAGCAGCATCAAGAAGTGGAGGCGGTCACTTGCGGCATAGATGCTTCAGGCATTATGGAGATGGAACGTTCTTCGGACAGCAATGAGTTGGCTTGGAACTTCTGTATGATGGATTCAGGGTTTGCTCCGTTCTTGACAGATCAAAACCTCTCGAATGAGAATCCCATAGAGTATCCTGAGCTTTTCAACGAGATGATGGGTTTTGAGGATAACGACATAGACTTCATGTTTGAGGAAGGCAAGAACGAATGCTTGAGCTTGGAGAATCTGGATTGTTGTGATGTCGTTGTGGTGGGAAGAGAAAGCCCAACTTCTTTATCGTCTTCTCCGTTGTCTTGCCTTTCTACTGACTCTGCTTCATCAACAACAACAACAACAAACTCTGTTTCTTGTAACTATTCTGTCTGAGGGAGAGAGCTTTGCATTATAGGGTTGAGTTTTCTATTTCTTTTGCTTCTTGATCTTGTCCTTGTTGAGTTCCGCTAGGGTTTTTGTTTTTCGTTTCAGGGCTTACTCGTTGGTTCTGAACAATCAATGTCTTCGCCTCTTTTCCCCTCTTCTTTTCTTATATTTTTAAGTTTAGATCAAAAAATTTAAACTAAATGAACCATACAACGGAAACAGAGCTAAAAGTGCTCACAGATTGCATAACCAAACTACAAAATGGTATTGTTAAGGCCTTGTGTGTTTCATAGAGTTTGCTCATTTTAAAGTATATAAATTATAGACTTGGGATAAGCCACAATGGAGACAATAATTCAACTTGAAGAATCAACATGAAGACAGACTGTGTCTCCATAAAATGTATTGAGTCCTCTCTTGAATTCATGTAAAAATAGTTGATTTTGTGATAAAATATGAGCACAATCGACTATGCCCCACCACCTATTGCATAGTCCACTTAACTCTAAGAGCTTGTTCAACCCAAAACCCTTTAAGAGGGTTCTTAATGATTTTTTTAGCAATAAATGAAGTTTAAGAACCTTTGGTAAGAAATTCTCATTTTGAAAGGTCCAATGGAAGTTTCTTAACCAAGGATTCTTAAAAAAAAATTATTAATTTTTTTTGAAAGATAAAATTTATTTATTAAAAAAAACATATTAAGAGATAACATTTAAAACATAGATTTATAAAAAAACATAAAAACAAAGATTAGTACAATAAGACCGAATTATTTGAAAAAACGTCTGAGCTTAGTAGTTGTCTTCATCACCTCCAAATTTACGCCATATATGTTCAACCAAATCATCTTTGAGTTGTTGATGCATTTGTCTATCATGAATTCTAGTTCGAACGCCCATCATATTGGCGATATTTGTCGGGATATCTGTAGAATACATGAAATCCACATGTGAACTTCCGGTGTCTTCTCCTGGATGGAAATCTGAAACATCAAATTGAGTGTATCCATCTCGTTCGTCTTCTACTATCATATTATGGAGTATGATACATGCTCTCATAATCTTTCCAATTTTGACTTTATCCCAAAAAAGTGCGGGATTTTTAACAATGGCAAAGCGAGCTTGCAAGACTCCAAAAGCACGCTCGACATCTTTTCGGGCAGCTTCTTGATGTTGAGCAAATAAACCCGCTTTCGGACCTTGTGGTATTGGAATAGATTGGATAAAAGTTGACCATTTTGAATAAATACCATCGGTGAGATAGTAAGCCAAATGATACTCTCTTCCATTGACNNNNNNNNNNNNNNNNNNNNNNNNNNNNNNNNNNNNNNNNNNNNNNNNNNNNNNNNNNNNNNNNNNNNNNNNNNNNNNNNNNNNNNNNNNNNNNNNNNNNNNNNNNNNNNNNNNNNNNNNNNNNNNNNNNNNNNNNNNNNNNNNNNNNNNNNNNNNNNNNNNNNNNNNNNNNNNNNNNNNNNNNNNNNNNNNNNNNNNNNNNNNNNNNNNNNNNNNNNNNNNNNNNNNNNNNNNNNNNNNNNNNNNNNNNNNNNNNNNNNNNNNNNNNNNNNNNNNNNNNNNNNNNNNNNNNNNNNNNNNNNNNNNNNNNNNNNNNNNNNNNNNNNNNNNNNNNNNNNNNNNNNNNNNNNNNNNNNNNNNNNNNNNNNNNNNNNNNNNNNNNNNNNNNNNNNNNNNNNNNNNNNNNNNNNNNNNNNNNNNNNNNNNNNNNNNNNNNNNNNNNNNNNNNNNNNNNNNNNNNNNNNNNNNNNNNNNNNNNNNNNNNNNNNNNNNNNNNNNNNNNNNNNNNNNNNNNNNNNNNNNNNNNNNNNNNNNNNNNNNNNNNNNNNNNNNNNNNNNNNNNNNNNNNNNNNNNNNNNNNNNNNNNNNNNNNNNNNNNNNNNNNNNNNNNNNNNNNNNNNNNNNNNNNNNNNNNNNNNNNNNNNNNNNNNNNNNNNNNNNNNNNNNNNNNNNNNNNNNNNNNNNNNNNNNNNNNNNNNNNNNNNNNNNNNNNNNNNNNNNNNNNNNNNNNNNNNNNNNNNNNNNNNNNNNNNNNNNNNNNNNNNNNNNNNNNNNNNNNNNNNNNNNNNNNNNNNNNNNNNNNNNNNNNNNNNNNNNNNNNNNNNNNNNNNNNNNNNNNNNNNNNNNNNNNNNNNNNNNNNNNNNNNNNNNNNNNNNNNNNNNNNNNNNNNNNNNNNNNNNNNNNNNNNNNNNNNNNNNNNNNNNNNNNNNNNNNNNNNNNNNNNNNNNNNNNNNNNNNNNNNNNNNNNNNNNNNNNNNNNNNNNNNNNNNNNNNNNNNNNNNNNNNNNNNNNNNNNNNNNNNNNNNNNNNNNNNNNNNNNNNNNNNNNNNNNNNNNNNNNNNNNNNNNNNNNNNNNNNNNNNNNNNNNNNNNNNNNNNNNNNNNNNNNNNNNNNNNNNNNNNNNNNNNNNNNNNNNNNNNNNNNNNNNNNNNNNNNNNNNNNNNNNNNNNNNNNNNNNNNNNNNNNNNNNNNNNNNNNNNNNNNNNNNNNNNNNNNNNNNNNNNNNNNNNNNNNNNNNNNNNNNNNNNNNNNNNNNNNNNNNNNNNNNNNNNNNNNNNNNNNNNNNNNNNNNNNNNNNNNNNNNNNNNNNNNNNNNNNNNNNNNNNNNNNNNNNNNNNNNNNNNNNNNNNNNNNNNNNNNNNNNNNNNNNNNNNNNNNNNNNNNNNNNNNNNNNNNNNNNNNNNNNNNNNNNNNNNNNNNNNNNNNNNNNNNNNNNNNNNNNNNNNNNNNNNNNNNNNNNNNNNNNNNNNNNNNNNNNNNNNNNNNNNNNNNNNNNNNNNNNNNNNNNNNNNNNNNNNNNNNNNNNNNNNNNNNNNNNNNNNNNNNNNNNNNNNNNNNNNNNNNNNNNNNNNNNNNNNNNNNNNNNNNNNNNNNNNNNNNNNNNNNNNNNNNNNNNNNNNNNNNNNNNNNNNNNNNNNNNNNNNNNNNNNNNNNNNNNNNNNNNNNNNNNNNNNNNNNNNNNNNNNNNNNNNNNNNNNNNNNNNNNNNNNNNNNNNNNNNNNNNNNNNNNNNNNNNNNNNNNNNNNNNNNNNNNNNNNNNNNNNNNNNNNNNNNNNNNNNNNNNNNNNNNNNNNNNNNNNNNNNNNNNNNNNNNNNNNNNNNNNNNNNNNNNNNNNNNNNNNNNNNNNNNNNNNNNNNNNNNNNNNNNNNNNNNNNNNNNNNNNNNNNNNNNNNNNNNNNNNNNNNNNNNNNNNNNNNNNNNNNNNNNNNNNNNNNNNNNNNNNNNNNNNNNNNNNNNNNNNNNNNNNNNNNNNNNNNNNNNNNNNNNNNNNNNNNNNNNNNNNNNNNNNNNNNNNNNNNNNNNNNNNNNNNNNNNNNNNNNNNNNNNNNNNNNNNNNNNNNNNNNNNNNNNNNNNNNNNNNNNNNNNNNNNNNNNNNNNNNNNNNNNNNNNNNNNNNNNNNNNNNNNNNNNNNNNNNNNNNNNNNNNNNNNNNNNNNNNNNNNNNNNNNNNNNNNNNNNNNNNNNNNNNNNNNNNNNNNNNNNNNNNNNNNNNNNNNNNNNNNNNNNNNNNNNNNNNNNNNNNNNNNNNNNNNNNNNNNNNNNNNNNNNNNNNNNNNNNNNNNNNNNNNNNNNNNNNNNNNNNNNNNNNNNNNNN includes:
- the LOC106297081 gene encoding ethylene-responsive transcription factor WRI1-like — encoded protein: MKRPLTTCTSSTSSSTSSSCILRNQPETPRPKRAKRAKKSSPPCDVKPQNPTSPASARRSSIYRGVTRHRWTGRFEAHLWDKSSWNSIQNKKGKQVYLGAYDSEEAAAHTYDLAALKYWGPDTILNFPVETYTKELDEMQRGTKEEYLASLRRQSSGFSRGVSKYRGVARHHHNGRWEARIGRVFGNKYLYLGTYNTQEEAAEAYDMAAIEYRGANAVTNFDISNYIDRLKKKGVFPFRVDQANHQEAVLAEAKQEAKKEVKEHVEEEHQEEKTEQHQEVEAVTCGIDASGIMEMERSSDSNELAWNFCMMDSGFAPFLTDQNLSNENPIEYPELFNEMMGFEDNDIDFMFEEGKNECLSLENLDCCDVVVVGRESPTSLSSSPLSCLSTDSASSTTTTTNSVSCNYSV